In the genome of Arachis stenosperma cultivar V10309 chromosome 6, arast.V10309.gnm1.PFL2, whole genome shotgun sequence, the window TTCATGAAGGCAATAGGCTGGAATGAAAGCTTGGTCTAAGTAGCTAAGGTTCAGGTGCTTAGTTTCATTGTTTTAGGCTGCATACTAACGCTTAGGTTTGTAACACTATATGACACATCACAACACTTTTGGGCAATCAACCTATCCACAATTATGTTTATCATcaccaaaaatattattattgtttgcTAAACTCAACAACAGATTATTAAGATATACTCATTGAACATTAAAGAGTGAATATATATCCTGAATCTTAGCCAATAAAATGTgtcactttttgttttcttttagtttttatgttgaAGAGTGTGTGTCTTGAGTCTTAATCGTCATCATTTATTTTAACTATAATCCAATTATAATAAACTTAAGAATTCAAATCAAAGTTCAAGCTgatgttttaattattttataatcaAACACGTTTCAAGTTATATTACAAAATTCGATTATAATCAAATGTGTtcaaaataataactaaacGCAAGAATTATCCAAATCAAAGTTCAAACTCATGCTATAATTTGAGTATAATCAAACACACTCCAAAATTATATTACAAAATTCAGTTATAATCAAACGCGCCCAAGATAATAATCAAACTTAACATTCAAACTAAAGTTCAAACTCATGCTATAATCATAATATAATCAAACACACTCTAAATcataatacaaaattttattataatcaaGCACATCTATGATAATAATCAAACTCAATAATcgaatcaaaatttaatactATAATATAATCAAACATGCTCTAAATTATAGTATAAAATCTTGTTACATTGAAACTAccaaaaaaaagattaaaaatctTAAGGGAACTAACAATTCAAATGATTTATTCATCACAAGAGTAGCTACAAGCCTACAAATATCTACAAATCCTTTGATAAACAGAGGATAATTGGAGAAAGGAACATGTGTTACACACAtgatcaattttatataattctCTTTCCTAGTATAAGAGAATATAATATGGTAAAAGAATCaagtataataaataatgataaGAATTTCTAATAAACACCTAAGCTCTCTAATGGTGTGATGTTGAACTTCTCATAATATACCACGTTCTAAATAAGATGTCTTTTTGTATGTATTTAGGTTTGAAAATTTATGTTGCTACTGCTTTGAGTCAACATCTTTGTAGAAGTCATCTATAGCAGAAAAAatatcctttttcttttttccttctgAGCCTTGATCAGCTCCCCACCACAAACTGAAGACGAGTAAAGCAGAAGCAGCGGAGGCCTCAACCTCGCTCAGGAGAGGAAAAGAAACATTTATCATAATTAACCTAACTCATATACTATAATAATCAAACACGCTTTAAATCATAATACAAAATTCGATTATAATCAAACAAGCTCATAGTAATAATCAAACTCAATAATCAAAATCAAAGTTCAATGCTATAACTAAACTATATTCAAATACGGTCTAAATTATAAAACAAAATCTTGTTATGAAAAAACCTTCAGCATAACAAATCCAAGAAAAGGTAACTCTCAAATCAAATGTAGACGTCCAATACAAGACACAAGCAACAATAGTTGAAGATTTAAATTTGTCAAATGATTTTAGGATCACAAAAAAAGCAattattgacaaaaaaattcaatactaaaaaataaaacttagttAATTATGCTTCCACAATTTATCAAGTAAAAAACACTTTAAAATTGAGATGATAATACATTCACATTTTAGATTGTAGTCCAAAACAATGAACTAAGTAGAATATGAAATAATCAAATTCaagaattcaaataaaaaatcaaactcatgcaataatcaaattataaaaacaTAAAGAGAAGAAAGTAGAATATGCTAAAACACATTGATAAGCTTGCTTGCAACAAGGAAAGTTTTCAACCAGTTGCTACAATATTAACTCAAGGACTTATATTAGTAGCTGATGCACCTTTGaaccaatgttttattttttgtcacAAAAGTCGTTCTCATCCTTGCCACTTGTATCATTAGAACTCGTATTATTGTTTCAAGGAGCATGTGACCTAAAATCGAAAGTGCAGTAATAAAAAACACAATAAGGAAGCTTACCTTGTagaatcaaataaaaaatacaatcgAAGAAGTTCACGCCTAAGACAGAGAGTACTGTGCCTGAGAGAGAAAGGAGAATCGTGCCGAGTTGAAGAGAGAGCGAAGGAAAATCGTACTGCCGGAGAGAGATGGAAGGAGAATCGCGCTTAGGActaagaatgaggaaggagaatCGCGCCTGAGAGTGAGAGTGAGGGAaggaaaaagagggaggtaggTTTTAGCGCGTGTAAAGAGTGAGAGTGgactttgtttttaattttttaaatttctgtaCTTATGTATGTATTCAAATACAGTGGCTGAAATTGATATGCATGTAGCACAACTCtataaaaatatatcataaatattatttgtacactaaaatcagccattaatatatttttgtgtataaatatatgtgttgttcaatttattttcaatgtatatttgtattctaacatgtattttattCTTGTGGCTAATTTTGGTGTATACATATATCATGTTTTTCCATTGTATAAATTgtatttcataaaataaaaatactatttgtatactaaaatcagttaTCATGTGTTTATGTATGCATTGTTTAGCTCATTTTAAcgtgtattttgtattttaacatatattttatactagtaGCTGATTTGGTggctaattttaatatatacataatataattatttataaaaatactacgataatattaaaaaaacaaaaaaaaactaaaatttatcttttttaatatttattaattattaataaatattaaataaaataaattcagactatttttagtttttttttgttattaaatattttcaaaaaggggcctgctacacatacaagcaaAAAAGGCTTACAAGCCTTACAATTTAGCCCAGTCCAATAACTTGTCCACACGCACTCACTCCCTTTGAATGGAGCGTCAACCCACGCGCGTCACTCAAACGGTTACTCTTCGGAATAAGCGCTCGTCATGGctaactcttcctcttctccttcaaagaaaacacaaaccATAAAGTTTCGAGCAACATTCCAAACTGAAGAGACATTATTCAAGGTCGAACTCGTCGCGAAGATAGAACTCTCCATCAACAATCTCCAGAAAAAACGAAGAAATATTATTCAAGGTACGTTACTATTTTACTCATCTTGTACATTTTTCACATTTCTGTTTCTGATTTTGAAATCGAAGAACTAAGTTTTACTATTCTTCTATGTTCTTCTAGGTTTTACTGATCTTCTTGTTCTAAATCTCATATCACTATTTTTACTGTTCTTCTTATTCTAGGTTTTACTCTTCTTGTAAGTTCCtctaggttttactgttcttcaAAGTGGTTCTAGattttactgttcttcttgtTCTAGTTCTTCTCGTAACTGATTTTTCACTGTATATTGCTTaatttgttgggtgtatatggttgattgttgggtgtatatggcgtaatgtgttgggtgtatatgattgattgttgggtgtatatggcgtaatttgttgggtgtatattcctAAACCCATGTCATGTAATATAATCAATTGTTGCAACTGTCCTAATATTGCTTGTCCTTGGGTGTATATTGCTTGACATTGTAATATTGCTTGAGCTTGTATATTTATCCATGTTTTAGTGAATTgaacataattttgaattgATCTAATTAAATACTTATGAAATTGGTTTGGGTGTATGTGCCTGATCTAAGTTTTTACTGTTCGTATTGTTCTAGCTTTTAGAGTTCTTCTTATTCTAGTTCTTCTCCTAACTGATTTTTGTGTGTATATTGCGTAATTTATTGGGTGTATTGGGTGTATATGATTGattgttgggtgtatatggcgtaatttgttgggtgtatatttctgaactcatataatttaatatagTTAACTGTTGCAAATGTTCTAATACTGCTTGTCCTTGGCTGTATATTGCTTGACATTGTAATATTGCTTGAGCTTGTATATTTATCGATGTTTGAGTCAATTGAACATCATTTTGAACTGATCTCATTAAATACGTATGAAATCGGTTTGCGTGTATCTGATTGATATATGGGTATATCTAactgatatctatgggtgtatttttCATTGCAGTAAAAATAGAAGGCAAAAAACAAGCTGgaaaaaatgtaagaacaaataTATGTCTTATATTCCATGAAATGAATCAAGACAAAGCTGAAGCCATTAGCGGAAGTCGTGCAATAAGACTGTCCAGGCCATCCTCATTGTTATTGAGTCCATTTTGTTAGATAGATTCTAATGATATTGACACTGATTAATGTAACTGTTATATACTCTTGTAAGAAATTGAACACATGCTGTAAATAAATTTGATCCAATtataagtaaaaaaattttctatcattaaactctctctggtgtattgaaaatgtctgatttacaggtactataatatgaaggaaaatatcaaaccaaatatacacccaaaatCTGACATTTTACACCCAAAGAATGTTGATTATACACCCAAACATCTATCGCCCTTGATGATTTatccctaaaaaccctaaaccataaaccctaaacactaaaccttaaaaccctaaaacataaaccctaaaccctaaaccctaaacactaaaccctaaaccctaaaaacctaaatcctaaaccctaaccctaaaaacctaaaccctaaaccctaaaacctaaaccataaaccctaaaccataaaccctaaaccctaaaaacctaaaccctaaaccataaaccctaaatcctaaaccataaaccctaaacactaaacattaaaaatctaaaacataaaccctaaatcctaaaccctaaaccctaaaaacctaaattctaaacactaaaccctaaaccctaaaccctaaaaacataaaccctaaaccctaaaccataaatcaCCCAACCTACTATACACCCAAATCATTGATTTTTACACCCATAAAATCTCATTTTACACTCAAGAAAAGTTAAATATACACCAGACTCTATCCCTTGATGCTTTATCCCTAAACCCTAAGCCCCTAAacccttaaaccctaaacctttaaaccctaaaccctaaaccctaaaccctaaatcctataccaaaataaaaaaacaaacaataaTTTATAACATAAACAGCAGATTCtgaaatatatatatgtgtgtgtgtgtgtgtgtgtgtgtgtgtaaaaTGTCAAACACAAGAAAATTCAGAAATACAACCAAGAAAACTATGGTTTACACCCATATTCTGTaactatacacccaaaaaaCTATTCACTGTTGCTAGTTTCCTGAACTGATAATTCATAACACGTCCTTGATATTGGCTGGAATTTGGATGCACCATTGATGCAGCATGAAAGAGGTTTAACTGGAtataataaacctgcagcattgGCATAGTCCTTGTAAAATTTTGCAGCATCTTCAAGGTTTTTAAAAGTCATTCCAACCTTGGAAACAAGTTACTCATCAACAACAGAGAGGGGCTGCAAAAAACAACATgttaaaaacaagaaaatactATAAAATTTCTGCAcctcataaaaaaataacaatcaaAGTAACATACACCCAAGGACTCCTGATATACACCCGAACGACaacaattcaattaaaaataacaagaaaaatcataaactgtaaatacacccAAGCTTctctaaaatacacccaaacctccctaaaaatacacccaaaaagtTCTGATCTACACCCCAGCGTCTGCTATAAATTACAgataattaatcaaaactaataCATTAGATTCAATCCACAGATTATGTTAACGCATTCATTTCACAGTCTATGTTCACAAATTATTCAGCTAGACATTCATAATTAGCTGAAACtaaatcaaacctcaggaacttcgttcgattcaaattcaaaattcactTCGCCGTGATTGAGCTAACAATCTGAGATTGAATCCACTTCGCCATGATTGAGCTGACAATTTGAGGTTGAatcatccattatcttcaaaaggactttaaaatttgatttcagaaaccagaAAATCGAAATAAAACGAAGCTAGCGTTACAGTTCGCAAAACTCAAGTGAATGACGAAGAGCAAAGAAGTGATAAACGCAGAAGAAAGAATGATCCAAAAGACCAGGGGAGAACGCGAGAAGGAGAACGAAAAAATTTGGCAAGAGATTCGAAGAAGGTAacgaaatcttttgaaaattgGAAGAGAGATATTCGCGCGTTAATTGATTTTGATTGAAACTAAATTCTGTTATATAGCGCGTAACTTGTATGTAACAATTGAAGCGCGTTTAAGATATTAGTAAGTTTCAGCACTTGTAACACTTATAAATACTAATTGCTTGTATGCTAAGATTAATCGATTCGAAAatgtcaaaattttttctttccGTTATCcgttataaaaatataataaatataaaacgaAAAcgacttattattattattattacttcttTAATTGATGGATTTTAGCCGCCTAAACAGTTTGTGCTTATTAGTTAGTTATTAACTTATTATACAAAAGCATAATGATAGGTACTTTCAATTACGTCAGCAATTACGCTTAGAAGTTGCCCCACATGTGTCCATGTTCGGGTGTGAGTTTTAAGTggtcttttattttattaaattaaaataaattaaacaattttaaCAAAGGAAGAGCACAGAGAGTTAATGGCTTAAGCGTACAATATGAATAATAGAGGTTTaggaagtattagagatatgaccattagtATTACATTATCCTGTCAAGTTATGCTTTTGAGATGAGTGGGTTCATGATATGTTATTAGAGTTATAGATTCGAAAAGTCAAGAGTTCAATCTTTGGTGAATCCCAAAATCAACTTAAGTTTTTAGAATGAGTAATTTTATGacatgagatgtttattatccctacTATTAGGATAGTTATTTTGCATAATATAGatgatatttattttattcataaacCAAAAATTTaacccattgtacacattgtacacttAGGTCATTGACTCCCTATCACTACACTTTAACAAATATACTTATCAGCAAatccttttctattttttcctAAGCAGGCAATTCGTTCCACCGACACTATTCATTTTAGATGATACCGACAGCATGTCTTGACCGATTAGTCACGAAGGATCATGTCATCACTAAAATAAGGAGTTGTTGATAATAATCTGATGGGaaattaatatcttttttttttgggtcaagggaaattaatatcttttttttttggtcaaggGAAATTAATATCTTTAGATGAGCCAATTTTTCTGACGGTCAGTGAAGACGACACTTAGAGTAGGGCTTGCAGGCCcattaatatctttttttaaagattcatttaaccatttattctgcaaaatattttaaacgttTTAGtctgtttcttttatttagaaTGTTTTTGTAATGACTTTTTAACTTTCAAGCTCTTCGTATCGTTTTTTTAACTCTCAATATCAGATTAAGCACTAACACAGGTGAGATTTCATCTGacatttgttttatttttaatacaatcCTCTTTCAggttttgaaaagaaaaaaaaaacaacaaaattgaaaagaaaagaaggaataTTTTTGGAGTGAGAGATAAGAGATAGTAAGAATGACAAACTAGATAGAGGACTGAGGATATATAATTAGCACTTGCTTAAGTGGACAAATGCATTAAACAGTTATAATTTATCAGTCAAATATTATAAAGCAAACACGATTAACATATTAAATTAACACAAGAAAATTGCACGCATGAGCACACAGATGAATGTTGTACCATTCAGCAAATGCGTGCAGTTTAAAATCGACAGGCAAACTGGCAAACTGATAAATTATTATGGTTCTTTGATGAGACCATTTCAACCACATCGATGTGAAACTTGTTCAAATTTTTACACAAACATAATAAGTCACTCAAAGCATAGATTCCAAGCATTGTGACTAAAATGCTTTACTTTGTGTTCATATGCCTTCATGGTATGGGATCGATGACTACTTTGCCCGTGGCTCTGTTTGTTTCAAGATAGGAAAACGCTTCAACAGTTTCGGAAAACGGAAAGGGACTCTTGGGATCAATTATTGGCTTGATTTTGCAGCTTTCCAAATGAGGTCTTAGTTTCTCTAAGATTGTGCCATCAGATTTAAGTATGAAAAATATTGCTGTAGAAAATCCGGGTGGTACTATTGTCACAACTTTGCCTCCTTCTTTTACAGCCTTGAATGCCCTCTCTGTTTCTCCTGTTTTTGTAATTCATGTAAACTAAAATGTTATTATCTATCTTTGACCATTTCATTTCTTCCAACTAAGTAAAACATACATGAATAATTTTATGAGAATTTCTTTTTGGTGAAGAGTAGAATTAGATAAAGAGTGAagagttttattaaatttataaagaaTATGTGCATGATTTTTTgtgggttttttttttaattaaaagaaacaaTATTCATTCTTCATGGTAGCATTACTCTAGTTTTATATTGACACATACATAATAATaagtacaaaaaattaaattaagtagTAGGGATAAAAATTAATACATATCAGTAACTAAGCTTACACTAACAACTCTTCTAATGGCGAATGAATATCATAGTCTCCTCATACACGTAACTAGACTATTTATCTAAATAAGCTAATTCCTTGACAGTTTTTATGCTTATTGACtaagtttttgttttttggagCTTCAAAATGGAAACAATACacaaatttattttactttatgtTAAAATTCAGTCCTCAtgcaaattaaataataaaaaacaattaTCAAACTAGATTTTTTAACTATAAAAGGATTTGATATCATAACTCTAGCGAAGATCATAAGTTCCGAATCTCACCTACTGCATCATACACCACGTCGAATTTTTCAGGAAGGTCTTCGAAATTATCCTTTGTATAATCGATTGGCAAGTCAGCTCCCAAGTCTCTCAAAACTTGCAGTTTCTTAGTGCTAGCAGTTGCTGCTACCTTAGATGCACCATAGAAATGTTTGGCAAGCTAGCTCAAAATGGCAATGTGAGTTACAATCATGCAACTTTTATGCTCTACAGGAAAAAGTGCTTTCCTAACTCTTGCACGAAATATGAAATAATAAATTACACAAAATAAACTGAAGAGAGTACTTAGATTGTAGAGAATATGTACATTGCAGAGAGTTGAGTGAACAAGGAAGATTTTCACTAAATTTGTAGAGAATATGTACATTGTACatgatcaattttttttcctattataaaagaaataattttcGCTCTTGGTTGAACATTACCCATTCATTAGTATATACAACATTAAATAAGGAAAGGTGAAAACTGACGTGTAGTTAAACTTCACGTAAAATTGACAACTGAGAGttgttagataatttgactaaattttcatccaATGAGTCTCAACTATCAATTTCATGTGAAATCGACTGCACCTAAATTTCCAcctatattaaaatataaattaaattaaatatgtatttatacataaatatataataactgaTTAATACTTAGATATGCATACCTGAATAACATGCGTTCCAACTCCACCGGCACCTCCCAGAACGAGAATAGACTTTCCGGCGGAAAACTCGGCTCGTTCGAGGCCTTCATAAGCAGTTTCAATGGTTAAAGGAAGGCTAgcagcctcaccaaagctcagGTTCTGCGGCTTGTGAGCCAACAATTTTTCTTCTGCTGCAGTATACTCTGCCAAAGACCCATTCACTTTTGGATGATCCAAAGCCTTCTCATTGATATCACCATAAACTTCATCCCCAACCTTAAATTTGGTCACCTCATTCCCCACTTTAACCACCACACCGGCAACATCGTACCCTGGAATAGTCTTCGCACCAATCAcaaaaacattaattatttaaaagaaaaagagatcgTGAAATTTGctagcttcttttcttttgttctcttttctttttccggTTTTGAAAATTCAATCAGTCATAAAACTAGAGAATTAGACGCTGAAAGATTCATCTAAGGTTAActgaaaatgaaatgaatataataaaataagtaaaataatatttatacatCAACCACTTTTAAACATCTGAATTTGATTGTTatgaattaattatatatctaaattatttttaattaataaaacaaaaaaaaattgtgtttggtTTATAGAAAAATATAGATGTTgtgaaattaataatataatatatttatataactttttaaaaaattaacctTTTGTGATgtatcattttcaatcaaaccgATCTGTTAACCAATTTTGGTTAATCAAATCGAATATTCGATCTGATTCCTCTAACCATGAATGACATTTTTCACGTTCAACTCATGTTTGACCCCAATTTTGtcttttcctctgactaagTATGACAACCAAGCTAACATTAAGAAACTAATCAAGTAAAATTTTGTGGACAATTAACTAGCAAGagcaaaagaaaacaagaacCTATTAATGATTTCAATTTTCAAGAActctagaaaaagaaaatgaaaagtcTAAACAGAAAAAAATTATGGGGAGTGAAGGATTATAATATGATTCTTACGGGTAAAGGAGAGTCAGTGGGTGCGAAAGCTGCCTCCATTCGCTTATAATCAATGGGATTGAGGGACACAGCAGCAACCTTGATGAGAACCTGATCATCCTTCACGTCAGGCACAGGGACACTGCTTTCAAACTTAAGAACTTGTGAACTCTTGCCATATTCTGAGTACGTCCATGCTTTCATGTGTGTTGGTATGGAAGAAGCCATTCTCCTGCTTTCCACGAATGAAAATATTGCTGCTTTTGAAGAGTAAAGTGAAATTATGAAcccaaagaagaaaacaaatgaGGAATCGGATAAAGAAAGTAAGAAGAAAGAGTGGATCAGATGACTCAACAGAAAGTAGTGATGTTTGGTAGGTATGTTGACGGAAATTAAAAACAGTTGCTTTACTATATGTGTTATCTATTGTGTATTATTAATTGAGAATGATTGAGGGCAtccaaatttattattttttattattaattaattattaatatttaaaaatatgagataaaatatatagttagattattaaattaaaaaaaattagattaaaaaaatttagttgatagccaaaaataataaaatatattataatggCCTCCTAgtattttatagttattaaaCTCGATCCGATCTAATCGATTGGACTAAAAATCAGATCACCTAATCGTCAATCTAGATTGAATCATCATTTAAATTGGTCAAACAATTAATTTGGTCAAACTTAACGAAATTCGATAAAATTCAGTCAAATCTGTTCAAAGTCGTTTTAAATCGATTCGGTCAAATCTGGTtaactaaaatattattttctatacataattttttattaaatgtataatgtaaataaaattaaattatatttacaaataaaaaatatattaactataatattttctatttctatgattgttatttttaattttttcaataaatacttAAAGAGTATAATAAAGGAAAAGTCTACGGGCCAGCAACTTTTGTGTTTTCTGGCCGGCACTTAACcatcaaaataaaagtgagTGATTTCCCACCATTAGatgtaatctcacaccattaaaaatactattgatgGCCAATTGATGATTACAAAACACtaaaattgctggcccctagcatttctctataataaatataaatttataaatacttGAAGAGTACAATAAACATAAgggtaaagtattaaattagtttttttttttatgtttgggtgTAATCCTATTTTGGTTCTTCAAGTTTAAAGTGACCtatttaaatccaaaaaaattttatttagctTCAATGTAGTCCCATCTGAgatcaaagttaaataattaacaaaatgtcCTATATGATAGCAGTACAAGAACAAATAATCTGAAAAATAAGTACAAGTTTTAGAGGCACAAAGTCAACCGTGTATGTAtgaatacatttatttatcaattttttataatttaagtgaaatattttctatagaactaaggagaatgataaataaatgtattaatGTATTATTCACATTTGATTTTGTGCCTCTGGAGCTTGTATTTATTCTCCAAATTATCGACCTTGTTCTTGTACTGCTATCATGTAGgacattttattaattatttaactttgacctcaCAGTGGGACTAAATTGAAgctaaatgaaatttttttagattcaaataggacacttaaaccttaaggactaaaatataattatgccTAAACATAACGGACCATTTTAATACTTTACCCTAAACATAAACTAATCGATgagttattaaattttaaaaatagtaattaattgaatataaaataaaactaaaaaatattcattataaaaataaaaaataaattaaattttatataattatttaattataactGGATCAACTGGTTTTATCTGTGACCTACCAGTTAAACTAGTAACTCAGTGACCTAATAGTTTGACCGATTTTATTACCGGTTCAATTctgataattatattttttttactaattttataacCAAAATAATGATATATTACTTTCTCCTTataattgaaatcaaatattttcttgtaaaattaaaagattttttttcttatctctccctttttttctaattttctcattctttcaccTACTCTATTTCTCTTATACATGATTATCAATGAGTAATTCTAAATTTAACAATCAAAATATgcaacataattttttaattataattaaaattaaattaaaattaaaatatagatatattatattaataatttaacaacTAAAATTTGTCACATGACATTCTCTCTTTAAAATTAAGACGAAATATCTTCCTCTAAAATTAATGCACTCCCTTCATAACTTCATTCATCTTCTTATCTACCTCTCTCCCCTTCTTTACTTCTCTCTACCCTTCtcactctatatatatatatcttataatttatatttgagGTAAACATCAAATCGGTACCTAAAAGATTCTGGCACTGACAAAATGGTACTTGAAttttgttattgacaaaatagCCCCctgaaagattttaaaatttgacagaATCACCCAATTATGAAAGAATGACATCATAGTGAATAGAAAACACTGAAGTGACCGTCGAAAGAGAACTCCGATGATGACAGAGAGATCCGACGATATTTTcggtcttcttcttcttctttgccatGGCGAAACGGGACGCAGTGGCGAGGTGCTGCCATGGCGGAGGAgacttattcttcttcttcttcttcttctttgtcaTGGCTGACATAGACACAACGGCCAGGTATTGCCATGGCAGAGGGgacatttcttctttttcttctttttttttgccatGGCAGAAGGAGAAGCAGCAGCAAGGTACTGCCATGGACCATGGCGGAAGGAGCGGAAGAAACGCAACGACgtgttgaaaaagaagaagaggtgAACACAAGAACACAGCAAGGTACTGCCATGGCGGAAGGAGACGCGAAAGAGTTTGCAGCGGCgtattgaaaaagaagaagaggcgaATACAAAGAACATGGCGAGGTGCAGCGGCGTGCTGTGGcggtcttcttcttcaactgtCATAGCCGAAGGAGATGCAGTGGcgtattgaagaagaagaagaagaagaaagaaggtcGATGGAAATGTTGTCGGATCTCTCTGCCATTATCGAAGCAATCCTTTCATGGTTGGGTgattttgtcaaattttaaaaattttaaggacta includes:
- the LOC130935083 gene encoding 2-methylene-furan-3-one reductase-like isoform X1, coding for MASSIPTHMKAWTYSEYGKSSQVLKFESSVPVPDVKDDQVLIKVAAVSLNPIDYKRMEAAFAPTDSPLPTIPGYDVAGVVVKVGNEVTKFKVGDEVYGDINEKALDHPKVNGSLAEYTAAEEKLLAHKPQNLSFGEAASLPLTIETAYEGLERAEFSAGKSILVLGGAGGVGTHVIQLAKHFYGASKVAATASTKKLQVLRDLGADLPIDYTKDNFEDLPEKFDVVYDAVGETERAFKAVKEGGKVVTIVPPGFSTAIFFILKSDGTILEKLRPHLESCKIKPIIDPKSPFPFSETVEAFSYLETNRATGKVVIDPIP
- the LOC130935083 gene encoding 2-methylene-furan-3-one reductase-like isoform X2, encoding MASSIPTHMKAWTYSEYGKSSQVLKFESSVPVPDVKDDQVLIKVAAVSLNPIDYKRMEAAFAPTDSPLPTIPGYDVAGVVVKVGNEVTKFKVGDEVYGDINEKALDHPKVNGSLAEYTAAEEKLLAHKPQNLSFGEAASLPLTIETAYEGLERAEFSAGKSILVLGGAGGVGTHVIQVAATASTKKLQVLRDLGADLPIDYTKDNFEDLPEKFDVVYDAVGETERAFKAVKEGGKVVTIVPPGFSTAIFFILKSDGTILEKLRPHLESCKIKPIIDPKSPFPFSETVEAFSYLETNRATGKVVIDPIP